The following are encoded together in the Vigna angularis cultivar LongXiaoDou No.4 chromosome 9, ASM1680809v1, whole genome shotgun sequence genome:
- the LOC108346724 gene encoding uncharacterized protein LOC108346724 isoform X2: MDELPREIGKLVNLKLLKLHYCHFERSNVFEVIRSCSSLEELHLLTKKFFKDCHLQLPNYQRFCIVEHSFGKYVYPEWFLRNSLHVDNAMKIFSQETLKNLVQKAEILRLSGPLGVWKNLIPDIIFPEDESTSNLMEIELADNSQLTCLIDNNDSLVQSALSGLVMLRLERMKNLKEICKISLCKLRCLCILHCPMLTSLFELSTTQSLSSLETLRIGSCEQLKSIIRDENKWKDSGEEIVDTHNNNKSTISIFPNLTTLHVSECHLLQFVLPVTQKIPKLEDTSIGDCDGLKYLFGRYQHEHEEEDLHQELKDVIIKDVYLWNLPNFVDIFQKCDESLCSLVKKSTSKDESKGQIESKSITYKVLHWIHKYKNKGRTTKIPFDSKDQLQDSSLSMVNEPNANDVIAQNMSVELKNLNDTSKILFTLQNVTVLRIESCEKVEVLFCASMLECLPYLGALNIYRCNELKQIIDEDAKNQRKPFFPRLKALIIRECNKLKCIFPVSTSKMVPMLEALLIMEASMLEEVFEGNSDEKVEIPNLKTAGFVELPSLRQKIEFLTVKHGLVRNCPKPYISSFPQDLKHFSYSLTEYFKNRDLHEQISGALDNLKPEEIGNENPRREDSGVEAASCRGSELTSSQNNANQSTLAKIDEDNKQREDVVKQSKERVEEEQLIVVGKASSMPISPTDFPLDKTHSPENDEEEMAIPSSNLKTEPPISKDVNDGDFQRTSNSVFTNSQNTNSTEATDQPIKNILTEIADDLHEDSKPTEIRSQNEMTKAKEYFSIDAKAEETKKTCEDGTASPYEKTIALSTDSESEHGEAQISVPFSVVNIEVEDVGVEDIQKASPEKLVEITQDSSSGYSVRRELEQLISKKHLGSENLALLSNFLVKHPSLRLADDAMSERYKGFAYTCLAELLKFLQSHSVFMSSHPEFVELLKDLRNCGFNKDWLDDVERLKLL; this comes from the exons ATGGATGAATTGCCTAGGGAGATTGGAAAACTGGTGAATCTTAAATTATTGAAGTTGCATTATTGTCATTTTGAAAGGAGCAATGTATTTGAAGTGATTAGAAGTTGTTCTTCATTGGAAGAGTTGCATTTATTAACCAAaaaattttttaaagattgcCATCTACAGCTTCCTAACTATCAAAGGTTTTGTATAGTGGAACATAGCTTCGGGAAATATGTTTACCCTGAATGGTTTTTAAGGAATTCCCTGCATGTGGATAACGCTATGAAAATTTTTTCTCAGGAGACATTGAAGAATCTAGTTCAAAAAGCAGAAATTCTTAGATTAAGTGGACCTCTAGGAGTATGGAAAAATCTCATACCTGATATTATTTTTCCTGAAGATGAATCTACGAGTAATCTAATGGAGATTGAATTGGCAGATAATTCACAACTCACATGCCTAATTGACAATAATGATTCTCTTGTGCAAAGTGCCTTATCCGGGTTGGTTATGCTTAGActtgaaagaatgaaaaatttgaaagaaatatgCAAGATCTCCCTCTGCAAACTTAGATGCTTGTGTATCTTGCATTGTCCAATGTTGACATCTCTTTTTGAGTTGTCGACGACACAAAGCCTATCGTCGTTGGAGACATTGCGGATAGGTAGTTGTGAACAATTGAAAAGTATAATAAGAGATGAAAACAAATGGAAAGATTCTGGAGAAGAAATAGTTGATActcataataataacaaaagtaCTATTTCAATATTTCCAAATTTAACCACTCTTCATGTCTCCGAGTGTCACCTGTTACAATTTGTACTTCCGGTGACtcaaaaaattccaaaacttgAAGATACTAGTATAGGCGACTGTGATGGGCTAAAATACTTATTTGGCCGATACCAACATGAGCATGAAGAGGAAGATTTACATCAAGAATTAAAAGACGTCATAATAAAAGATGTTTATCTATGGAACTTGCCTAATTTTGTggacatttttcaaaaatgtgatgaGTCCTTGTGTTCATTAGTGAAGAAGTCAACTTCCAAAGATGAGAGCAAAGGACAAATAGAATCAAAGTCCATAACATATAAGGTTTTACATTGGAtccataaatataaaaacaaaggGAGAACTACCAAAATTCCTTTCGATTCCAAGGATCAATTGCAAGACTCTTCTCTCTCAATG GTAAATGAGCCCAATGCAAATGATGTGATTGCACAAAATATGAGTGTGGAACTGAAAAATTTGAATGATACATCCAAGATTCTTTTCACTCTACAAAACGTTACTGTGTTACGTATTGAGAGTTGTGAAAAAGTTGAAGTACTATTTTGTGCTTCTATGCTGGAATGCTTACCATATTTAGGGGCACTTAACATCTATAGATGCAATGAATTAAAACAGATAATTGATGAGGATGCAAAGAATCAGAGAAAGCCATTTTTCCCAAGGCTGAAAGCACTTATCATAAGAGAATGCAACAAATTGAAATGCATCTTTCCCGTTTCAACTTCCAAAATGGTACCCATGTTAGAAGCTCTGTTAATCATGGAAGCAAGTATGCTAGAGGAAGTATTCGAGGGAAACAGTGATGAAAAGGTTGAGATTCCAAATCTGAAAACTGCAGGCTTTGTTGAACTTCCAAGCCTTCGCCAGAAGATTGAATTTCTTACCGTAAAACATGGTTTGGTGAGGAATTGTCCAAAACCGTACATCTCTTCATTCCCTCAAGATCtcaaacatttttcatattctttgaCAG AATATTTCAAAAATCGGGATCTCCATGAGCAAATAAGTGGAGCTCTTGATAATCTTAAACCCGAAGAGATTGGCAATGAGAATCCAAGGAGAGAAGACTCTGGAGTTGAAGCAGCATCATGCAGAGGGAGTGAGTTAACTTCATCACAGAACAATGCAAACCAATCTACTCTTGCCAAGATTGATGAAGACAACAAACAACGTGAGGATGTAGTGAAACAAAGCAAAGAAAGAGTAGAGGAAGAACAACTAATTGTTGTTGGAAAAGCTTCATCAATGCCAATATCACCAACAGATTTTCCTCTAGATAAAACACATTCACCA gaaaatgatgaagaagaaatggCCATACCTTCTTCAAATCTTAAGACGGAGCCTCCTATATCTAAAGATGTTAATGATGGAGATTTTCAGAGAACATCTAACTCAGTGTTTACCAATTCTCAAAATACTAATTCTACAG AAGCGACAGATCAACCTATAAAGAATATATTAACAGAGATCGCAGATGATCTCCACGAAGACTCTAAACCCACAGAGATTAGGAGTCAGAATGAAATGACAAAAGCAAAAGAATACTTTTCAATTGATGCTAAAGCTGAG GAAACAAAGAAAACTTGTGAAGATGGAACTGCATCACCATATGAGAAGACGATAGCGTTGTCAACTGATTCAGAATCA GAACATGGTGAAGCTCAAATATCTGTACCGTTTTCAGTTGTGAATATAGaagttgaagatgttggtgttgAAGACATTCAAAAAGCTTCTCCAG AGAAACTTGTTGAGATCACTCAAGATTCAAGTTCTGGTTATAGTGTAAGAAGGGAGCTTGAGCAACTTATCTCTAAGAAGCATTTGGGGTCAGAGAACTTGGCTCTGTTAAGCAATTTCCTTGTGAAGCATCCTTCTCTTCGTTTAGCAGACGATGCCATGAGTGAGAGATACAAGGGCTTTGCCTACACTTGTCTGGCTGAGCTTTTGAAGTTTCTCCAAAGCCATAGTGTGTTTATGTCAAGCCACCCTGAATTTGTTGAATTGTTAAAAGATCTGCGTAACTGTGGTTTCAATAAGGATTGGT
- the LOC108346724 gene encoding uncharacterized protein LOC108346724 isoform X5, which produces MSVELKNLNDTSKILFTLQNVTVLRIESCEKVEVLFCASMLECLPYLGALNIYRCNELKQIIDEDAKNQRKPFFPRLKALIIRECNKLKCIFPVSTSKMVPMLEALLIMEASMLEEVFEGNSDEKVEIPNLKTAGFVELPSLRQKIEFLTVKHGLVRNCPKPYISSFPQDLKHFSYSLTEYFKNRDLHEQISGALDNLKPEEIGNENPRREDSGVEAASCRGSELTSSQNNANQSTLAKIDEDNKQREDVVKQSKERVEEEQLIVVGKASSMPISPTDFPLDKTHSPENDEEEMAIPSSNLKTEPPISKDVNDGDFQRTSNSVFTNSQNTNSTEATDQPIKNILTEIADDLHEDSKPTEIRSQNEMTKAKEYFSIDAKAEVFSGTDFPSSQETKKTCEDGTASPYEKTIALSTDSESEHGEAQISVPFSVVNIEVEDVGVEDIQKASPEKLVEITQDSSSGYSVRRELEQLISKKHLGSENLALLSNFLVKHPSLRLADDAMSERYKGFAYTCLAELLKFLQSHSVFMSSHPEFVELLKDLRNCGFNKDWLDDVERLKLL; this is translated from the exons ATGAGTGTGGAACTGAAAAATTTGAATGATACATCCAAGATTCTTTTCACTCTACAAAACGTTACTGTGTTACGTATTGAGAGTTGTGAAAAAGTTGAAGTACTATTTTGTGCTTCTATGCTGGAATGCTTACCATATTTAGGGGCACTTAACATCTATAGATGCAATGAATTAAAACAGATAATTGATGAGGATGCAAAGAATCAGAGAAAGCCATTTTTCCCAAGGCTGAAAGCACTTATCATAAGAGAATGCAACAAATTGAAATGCATCTTTCCCGTTTCAACTTCCAAAATGGTACCCATGTTAGAAGCTCTGTTAATCATGGAAGCAAGTATGCTAGAGGAAGTATTCGAGGGAAACAGTGATGAAAAGGTTGAGATTCCAAATCTGAAAACTGCAGGCTTTGTTGAACTTCCAAGCCTTCGCCAGAAGATTGAATTTCTTACCGTAAAACATGGTTTGGTGAGGAATTGTCCAAAACCGTACATCTCTTCATTCCCTCAAGATCtcaaacatttttcatattctttgaCAG AATATTTCAAAAATCGGGATCTCCATGAGCAAATAAGTGGAGCTCTTGATAATCTTAAACCCGAAGAGATTGGCAATGAGAATCCAAGGAGAGAAGACTCTGGAGTTGAAGCAGCATCATGCAGAGGGAGTGAGTTAACTTCATCACAGAACAATGCAAACCAATCTACTCTTGCCAAGATTGATGAAGACAACAAACAACGTGAGGATGTAGTGAAACAAAGCAAAGAAAGAGTAGAGGAAGAACAACTAATTGTTGTTGGAAAAGCTTCATCAATGCCAATATCACCAACAGATTTTCCTCTAGATAAAACACATTCACCA gaaaatgatgaagaagaaatggCCATACCTTCTTCAAATCTTAAGACGGAGCCTCCTATATCTAAAGATGTTAATGATGGAGATTTTCAGAGAACATCTAACTCAGTGTTTACCAATTCTCAAAATACTAATTCTACAG AAGCGACAGATCAACCTATAAAGAATATATTAACAGAGATCGCAGATGATCTCCACGAAGACTCTAAACCCACAGAGATTAGGAGTCAGAATGAAATGACAAAAGCAAAAGAATACTTTTCAATTGATGCTAAAGCTGAGGTATTTTCAGGAACTGACTTCCCTTCATCGCAG GAAACAAAGAAAACTTGTGAAGATGGAACTGCATCACCATATGAGAAGACGATAGCGTTGTCAACTGATTCAGAATCA GAACATGGTGAAGCTCAAATATCTGTACCGTTTTCAGTTGTGAATATAGaagttgaagatgttggtgttgAAGACATTCAAAAAGCTTCTCCAG AGAAACTTGTTGAGATCACTCAAGATTCAAGTTCTGGTTATAGTGTAAGAAGGGAGCTTGAGCAACTTATCTCTAAGAAGCATTTGGGGTCAGAGAACTTGGCTCTGTTAAGCAATTTCCTTGTGAAGCATCCTTCTCTTCGTTTAGCAGACGATGCCATGAGTGAGAGATACAAGGGCTTTGCCTACACTTGTCTGGCTGAGCTTTTGAAGTTTCTCCAAAGCCATAGTGTGTTTATGTCAAGCCACCCTGAATTTGTTGAATTGTTAAAAGATCTGCGTAACTGTGGTTTCAATAAGGATTGGT
- the LOC108346724 gene encoding uncharacterized protein LOC108346724 isoform X6: protein MVPMLEALLIMEASMLEEVFEGNSDEKVEIPNLKTAGFVELPSLRQKIEFLTVKHGLVRNCPKPYISSFPQDLKHFSYSLTEYFKNRDLHEQISGALDNLKPEEIGNENPRREDSGVEAASCRGSELTSSQNNANQSTLAKIDEDNKQREDVVKQSKERVEEEQLIVVGKASSMPISPTDFPLDKTHSPENDEEEMAIPSSNLKTEPPISKDVNDGDFQRTSNSVFTNSQNTNSTEATDQPIKNILTEIADDLHEDSKPTEIRSQNEMTKAKEYFSIDAKAEVFSGTDFPSSQETKKTCEDGTASPYEKTIALSTDSESEHGEAQISVPFSVVNIEVEDVGVEDIQKASPEKLVEITQDSSSGYSVRRELEQLISKKHLGSENLALLSNFLVKHPSLRLADDAMSERYKGFAYTCLAELLKFLQSHSVFMSSHPEFVELLKDLRNCGFNKDWLDDVERLKLL, encoded by the exons ATGGTACCCATGTTAGAAGCTCTGTTAATCATGGAAGCAAGTATGCTAGAGGAAGTATTCGAGGGAAACAGTGATGAAAAGGTTGAGATTCCAAATCTGAAAACTGCAGGCTTTGTTGAACTTCCAAGCCTTCGCCAGAAGATTGAATTTCTTACCGTAAAACATGGTTTGGTGAGGAATTGTCCAAAACCGTACATCTCTTCATTCCCTCAAGATCtcaaacatttttcatattctttgaCAG AATATTTCAAAAATCGGGATCTCCATGAGCAAATAAGTGGAGCTCTTGATAATCTTAAACCCGAAGAGATTGGCAATGAGAATCCAAGGAGAGAAGACTCTGGAGTTGAAGCAGCATCATGCAGAGGGAGTGAGTTAACTTCATCACAGAACAATGCAAACCAATCTACTCTTGCCAAGATTGATGAAGACAACAAACAACGTGAGGATGTAGTGAAACAAAGCAAAGAAAGAGTAGAGGAAGAACAACTAATTGTTGTTGGAAAAGCTTCATCAATGCCAATATCACCAACAGATTTTCCTCTAGATAAAACACATTCACCA gaaaatgatgaagaagaaatggCCATACCTTCTTCAAATCTTAAGACGGAGCCTCCTATATCTAAAGATGTTAATGATGGAGATTTTCAGAGAACATCTAACTCAGTGTTTACCAATTCTCAAAATACTAATTCTACAG AAGCGACAGATCAACCTATAAAGAATATATTAACAGAGATCGCAGATGATCTCCACGAAGACTCTAAACCCACAGAGATTAGGAGTCAGAATGAAATGACAAAAGCAAAAGAATACTTTTCAATTGATGCTAAAGCTGAGGTATTTTCAGGAACTGACTTCCCTTCATCGCAG GAAACAAAGAAAACTTGTGAAGATGGAACTGCATCACCATATGAGAAGACGATAGCGTTGTCAACTGATTCAGAATCA GAACATGGTGAAGCTCAAATATCTGTACCGTTTTCAGTTGTGAATATAGaagttgaagatgttggtgttgAAGACATTCAAAAAGCTTCTCCAG AGAAACTTGTTGAGATCACTCAAGATTCAAGTTCTGGTTATAGTGTAAGAAGGGAGCTTGAGCAACTTATCTCTAAGAAGCATTTGGGGTCAGAGAACTTGGCTCTGTTAAGCAATTTCCTTGTGAAGCATCCTTCTCTTCGTTTAGCAGACGATGCCATGAGTGAGAGATACAAGGGCTTTGCCTACACTTGTCTGGCTGAGCTTTTGAAGTTTCTCCAAAGCCATAGTGTGTTTATGTCAAGCCACCCTGAATTTGTTGAATTGTTAAAAGATCTGCGTAACTGTGGTTTCAATAAGGATTGGT